The following proteins come from a genomic window of Zonotrichia leucophrys gambelii isolate GWCS_2022_RI chromosome 4, RI_Zleu_2.0, whole genome shotgun sequence:
- the INO80B gene encoding INO80 complex subunit B isoform X1: MGDLGEYLRYLAPLAPVSPRTAHTVPISKMAAAASPVPHNGGSQTGRKRILTGSESVPNWVPRGRMRRAWRRGAMEAGGHGQEAEAGGHGGHKKKHKKHKKKHKKRHHHEAGPAPGPEPPRQPRLRLRIKLGGQILGTKSVPTFTVVPEGTHSPSPLLAGDEEEPSVPIEQYRAWLDEDSNLAPSPLPELDTESCFPGREEGEEEEEEEEEEEEEEERRWLAALERGELDDNGDIKREVDESLLTARQRALLHKQQSQPLLQLPMGAKAKEVTEEMREKREERARRRRLQAARKAEESKNQTIERLTRTHKAKVRALRERRARPAPCPVVHYRSAADGVTVSFPAGFPVPAAAAAPPAPPAQPCAVPGCGNAKRYSCAQTGRPLCSLGCYRRNLQLLQSAG, from the exons ATGGGAGATTTGGGTGAATATTTGAGATATTTGG CACCCCTGGCACCCGTTTCCCCCCGGACAGCACACACAGTGCCCATTTCAAAGATGGCGGCAGCAGCGTCACCCGTCCCACACAACGGGGGGAGCCAGACCGGGCGGAAGAGAATTTTGACCGGAAGTGAGTCCGTCCCGAATTGGGTCCCCCGCGGGCGGATGCGCAGGGCCTGGCGGCGGGGAGCGATGGAGGCCGGCGGGCACG GGCAGGAGGCCGAGGCGGGCGGCCATGGCGGCCACAAGAAGAAGCACAAGAAGCACAAGAAAAAGCACAAGAAACGGCATCACCACGAggccgggccggccccggggcCCGAACCGCCTCGGCAGCCACGGCTGCGGCTCCGGATTAAGCTGGGAGGGCAAATCCTGGGCACCAagag TGTCCCCACGTTCACGGTGGTCCCCGAAGGGACGCACTCGCCGTCCCCGCTGCTGGCgggggatgaggaggagcccaGCGTGCCCATCGAGCAGTACCGGGCATGGCTGG ATGAGGACAGCAACCTGGCCCCCTCACCGCTGCCCGAGCTGGACACCgagagctgcttccctggccGAGAGGagggcgaggaggaggaggaggaagaggaggaggaagaggaggaggaggagcggcGCTGGCTGGCGGCCCTTGAGAGGGGGGAGCTGGATGACAACGGGGACATCAAGAGGGAGGTGGACGAGTCCCTCCTGACGGCCCGGCAG CGCGCGTTGCTGCacaagcagcagagccagcccctgctgcagctgcccatgGGCGCCAAGGCCAAGGAGGTGACGGAGGAGATGCGGGAGAAGCGCGAGGAGCGGGCGCGGCGCCGGCGGCTGCAGGCGGCCCGCAAGGCCGAGGAGAGCAAGAACCAAACCATCGAGCGCCTGACGCGCACGCACAAGGCCAAGGTGCGGGCCCTGCGCgagcgccgcgcccgccccgccccgtgCCCCGTGGTTCATTACCGCAGCGCCGCCGACGGCGTCACCGTCTCCTTCCCCGCCGGCTTCCCGgtgcccgcggccgccgccgcgccgcccgcgccgcccgcccaGCCCTGCGCCGTGCCCGGTTGCGGCAACGCCAAGCGCTACAGCTGCGCCCAAACCGGGCGgcctctctgcagcctgggctgctaCCGGCgcaacctgcagctgctgcagagcgcGGGCTGA
- the INO80B gene encoding INO80 complex subunit B isoform X2, which yields MGDLGEYLRYLAHTVPISKMAAAASPVPHNGGSQTGRKRILTGSESVPNWVPRGRMRRAWRRGAMEAGGHGQEAEAGGHGGHKKKHKKHKKKHKKRHHHEAGPAPGPEPPRQPRLRLRIKLGGQILGTKSVPTFTVVPEGTHSPSPLLAGDEEEPSVPIEQYRAWLDEDSNLAPSPLPELDTESCFPGREEGEEEEEEEEEEEEEEERRWLAALERGELDDNGDIKREVDESLLTARQRALLHKQQSQPLLQLPMGAKAKEVTEEMREKREERARRRRLQAARKAEESKNQTIERLTRTHKAKVRALRERRARPAPCPVVHYRSAADGVTVSFPAGFPVPAAAAAPPAPPAQPCAVPGCGNAKRYSCAQTGRPLCSLGCYRRNLQLLQSAG from the exons ATGGGAGATTTGGGTGAATATTTGAGATATTTGG CACACACAGTGCCCATTTCAAAGATGGCGGCAGCAGCGTCACCCGTCCCACACAACGGGGGGAGCCAGACCGGGCGGAAGAGAATTTTGACCGGAAGTGAGTCCGTCCCGAATTGGGTCCCCCGCGGGCGGATGCGCAGGGCCTGGCGGCGGGGAGCGATGGAGGCCGGCGGGCACG GGCAGGAGGCCGAGGCGGGCGGCCATGGCGGCCACAAGAAGAAGCACAAGAAGCACAAGAAAAAGCACAAGAAACGGCATCACCACGAggccgggccggccccggggcCCGAACCGCCTCGGCAGCCACGGCTGCGGCTCCGGATTAAGCTGGGAGGGCAAATCCTGGGCACCAagag TGTCCCCACGTTCACGGTGGTCCCCGAAGGGACGCACTCGCCGTCCCCGCTGCTGGCgggggatgaggaggagcccaGCGTGCCCATCGAGCAGTACCGGGCATGGCTGG ATGAGGACAGCAACCTGGCCCCCTCACCGCTGCCCGAGCTGGACACCgagagctgcttccctggccGAGAGGagggcgaggaggaggaggaggaagaggaggaggaagaggaggaggaggagcggcGCTGGCTGGCGGCCCTTGAGAGGGGGGAGCTGGATGACAACGGGGACATCAAGAGGGAGGTGGACGAGTCCCTCCTGACGGCCCGGCAG CGCGCGTTGCTGCacaagcagcagagccagcccctgctgcagctgcccatgGGCGCCAAGGCCAAGGAGGTGACGGAGGAGATGCGGGAGAAGCGCGAGGAGCGGGCGCGGCGCCGGCGGCTGCAGGCGGCCCGCAAGGCCGAGGAGAGCAAGAACCAAACCATCGAGCGCCTGACGCGCACGCACAAGGCCAAGGTGCGGGCCCTGCGCgagcgccgcgcccgccccgccccgtgCCCCGTGGTTCATTACCGCAGCGCCGCCGACGGCGTCACCGTCTCCTTCCCCGCCGGCTTCCCGgtgcccgcggccgccgccgcgccgcccgcgccgcccgcccaGCCCTGCGCCGTGCCCGGTTGCGGCAACGCCAAGCGCTACAGCTGCGCCCAAACCGGGCGgcctctctgcagcctgggctgctaCCGGCgcaacctgcagctgctgcagagcgcGGGCTGA